A stretch of Ischnura elegans chromosome 4, ioIscEleg1.1, whole genome shotgun sequence DNA encodes these proteins:
- the LOC124157587 gene encoding uncharacterized protein LOC124157587 isoform X4: MIEASSHSGRRISKQRSSGSAQNGCGKYSNYSLSSTNGNHEEHPKKSKGRTRSHIARNVTSGILGPSIGDTLIGAVEFASPLLRSVTSRRSIETKERRSANGSSIEYHGRTATSENSFQRKKKERRCDRGAGFRKGAVNQLRMLLTPMLDHVILETAEICCCCCRSKMGARLEQDMRQWKQELKEKREGGYKKPRESIGSKRSRREEDEEKKMEDEEKEMDHGSWQDMDDDRMEGQNFGRSRETARNLPRRERTTPSETLVESESLNTVLPARSITSKEEESPAAAEEGISKKSNEVPQMMSIGIQLSDNELFPVKTEFSRQKVTTQDKMSQTEEPDVVVTSAVIKGEPERENLCENQSEEENIVASTPIARKPCKNRRNITESHNREATTGSDWGVCRALSLSKGLVETIALQARAIGGALELGTSLLPKESAFSPASHCRDRRVPGGWPQDSVQQSRSLYRIQNSTMNETTAPSARPKPFPCRKNRPRLDMTTESPIQRRTLPRSRSSMACIPPKSNAQERKPTIQERMGICQEPRNDDSVGWDYAVPHFRGTIEEGPLSSATMNYSYYMEGDKSLENESGRKPSCSEEIADLCDETRQETQMINGERFKSSTEKGQINHIDETETPNTLAGRNYLTPCSTRGNRLTHPSGEEINGDGMAPKSRGPCSSRQTIAVPMLARPLNRCNEYANLNRTQVEDNSWVPDENSAMRSSQDHNLYQEVSDAGNYDHVKQGTDEVSSRKTSDNKDNKEGEEVSGEISGGRDILEKGDPGEGKCENKSDTYSSRPPPISTCFEPRCSDAGLTRKDDYAVCRDQPTTREKNLLELEEIPSQDGKTAKVITRREKNTEVKNTEEFGDKIPFSEDSFESRVEKTNAEEIPKQPPTKRNSFLEMLRRKNGYKRSKRISEVSTTLRGKLCTTIEEEETVETKSTVEYADAEEKIKCLEEGARNDAKPSRSSKEGYYTENDYNEATKVGNVWDVERGEKISQNSSETSLRLPVCDRSGNVVGVREMELKPSKSRRCANREPPTEEGRTNQAEPRKGVQSTLERGELARRSVEDPRRTNSTMEATSAADCGRKRLRHRSRREPGSRQKSARVLWAIARINDYGGGERTLEIVETDEKRPDTQGKEPEFGRELIVIAPTSQIAQGSFTATG, from the exons ATGATAGAAGCATCATCACATTCAGGAAGACGAATTTCAAAACAGAGATCAAGTGGCAGTGCACAGAATGGTTGTGGAAAGTATTCCAATTACTCACTATCTTCAACGAATGGAAACCATGAAGAACATCCAAAAAAATCCAAAG GCAGAACCAGATCACACATCGCCAGGAACGTTACGTCAGGGATCCTGGGTCCGAGTATCGGTGACACGCTCATCGGAGCCGTGGAGTTTGCGAGCCCACTCCTCAGAAGCGTAACCTCCAGAAGAAGTATCGAAACAAAAGAACGCCGAAGTGCCAACGGCTCATCTATCGAGTACCATGGCCGGACTGCGACCTCGGAGAATTCGTTCCAGCGGAAGAAGAAAGAGAGACGCTGTGATCGGGGCGCGGGATTCCGCAAAGGTGCTGTGAACCAGCTGAGGATGTTGCTCACGCCCATGCTGGACCATGTCATCCTCGAGACGGCGGAAATCTGCTGTTGCTGCTGCCGAAGCAAGATGGGAGCGAGGCTAGAGCAGGATATGAGACAGTGGAAACAAGAGTTGAAagagaagagagagggaggatatAAGAAGCCCAGAGAGTCGATCGGAAGCAAAAGGAGTCGTAGGGAAGAAGATGAGGAAAAGAAGATGGAAGATGAGGAAAAGGAGATGGACCATGGGAGTTGGCAGGACATGGATGATGACCGAATGGAAGGACAAAACTTTGGACGGTCCAGAGAGACG GCTAGAAATCTCCCGAGGCGAGAGCGGACAACACCGAGCGAGACGTTAGTGGAGAGCGAATCCCTGAACACGGTCTTGCCAGCGAGAAGTATCACCTCCAAAGAAGAAGAATCTCCCGCCGCGGCTGAAGAAGGAATTTCCAAGAAGTCGAATGAAGTCCCACAAATGATGAGCATAGGAATACAACTGTCCGACAACGAACTTTTTCCTGTTAAAACAGAATTTTCGAGGCAAAAAGTTACAACTCAAGACAAAATGTCACAGACGGAGGAGCCGGACGTCGTCGTAACATCGGCTGTTATCAAGGGTGAGCCcgaaagagaaaatttgtgtgaaaatcagagcgaagaagaaaatattgttgCCTCGACTCCAATTGCAAGAAAACCGTGCAAAAACAGAAGAAACATCACAGAGAGTCATAATCGAGAAGCAACAACTGGATCTGACTGGGGCGTGTGCAGAGCCCTGTCTCTCTCAAAGGGCTTGGTGGAAACGATTGCATTGCAAGCCCGCGCAATTGGAGGAGCTCTTGAACTGGGGACATCCTTGCTGCCGAAAGAGAGTGCATTCTCTCCCGCTTCACACTGCCGGGATCGTCGCGTTCCAGGAGGATGGCCACAAGATTCCGTGCAGCAAAGCAGATCACTCTACCGAATACAAAATTCGACGATGAACGAAACCACAGCTCCTTCAGCAAGACCAAAACCGTTTCCGTGCAGAAAGAATAGGCCTCGACTAGACATGACCACCGAGAGCCCGATCCAAAGACGGACATTACCGAGAAGTAGAAGCTCTATGGCCTGTATACCACCCAAATCCAACGCGCAAGAAAGGAAACCCACGATTCAGGAAAGAATGGGGATTTGTCAAGAGCCTCGAAACGACGATTCAGTCGGATGGGACTACGCGGTGCCTCATTTCCGAGGAACAATAGAAGAAGGTCCGCTTAGCAGCGCGACCATGAACTATAGCTATTATATGGAGGGGGATAAAAGCCTAGAAAACGAAAGTGGTCGCAAGCCCTCATGCAGTGAAGAAATTGCTGATTTATGCGATGAAACACGTCAAGAGACTCAGATGATTAATGGAGAGAGATTTAAGTCATCAACGGAAAAAGGACAAATAAATCATATAGATGAAACTGAAACACCAAATACTCTGGCGGGCAGAAACTATTTAACACCATGCTCTACTCGGGGCAATAGATTAACGCATCCCTCGGGTGAAGAAATAAATGGTGATGGCATGGCGCCAAAAAGTCGTGGACCGTGTTCATCCAGACAGACCATCGCTGTTCCAATGCTTGCTAGGCCTTTAAACAGATGCAACGAATACGCTAATCTCAATAGAACACAAGTTGAAGACAACAGCTGGGTTCcagacgaaaactccgccatgCGTTCATCACAAGACCATAATCTGTACCAAGAAGTGAGTGATGCTGGAAACTATGACCATGTTAAACAAGGGACAGATGAAGTATCCTCTAGAAAGACGAGCGACAATAAAGATAATAAGGAAGGCGAAGAGGTGAGTGGTGAAATTTCTGGAGGAAGAGATATTCTCGAGAAAGGTGACCCTGGTGAAGGAAAATGCGAAAATAAAAGTGACACATATTCCAGTAGACCCCCACCCATATCGACCTGCTTCGAGCCCCGGTGCTCAGACGCCGGGCTGACAAGAAAGGACGACTACGCCGTTTGCAGAGACCAACCCACCACCAGAGAAAAGAATCTCTTAGAATTGGAGGAGATTCCTTCCCAGGATGGAAAAACTGCAAAGGTCATaacgagaagagaaaaaaatactgaggtGAAGAATACGGAGGAGTTCGGTGATAAAATTCCTTTCAGCGAAGATTCATTCGAGAGTAGAGTCGAGAAGACCAATGCAGAAGAGATTCCTAAGCAACCCCCCACGAAACGGAACAGTTTCCTAGAAATGCTGAGGAGGAAGAACGGTTACAAGCGCAGCAAAAGAATTTCAGAGGTTTCCACCACCCTTCGTGGAAAACTATGCACAACCATAGAGGAGGAAGAAACGGTGGAGACAAAGTCAACTGTCGAATATGCAGATGCGgaggaaaagataaaatgttTGGAGGAGGGCGCGAGGAATGATGCTAAACCGTCAAGGTCTTCAAAAGAAGGGTACTATACGGAAAACGACTACAACGAGGCCACCAAG gtaggAAATGTTTGGGACGTCGAGAGGGGAGAGAAGATATCTCAAAACTCATCGGAGACCAGCCTTCGTCTACCAGtttgcgaccgaagtggcaatgtGGTCGGCGTCCGCGAAATGGAACTGAAACCCAGCAAATCTAGGAGGTGTGCCAACAGAGAGCCACCAACGGAGGAAGGGCGAACAAACCAAGCAGAGCCGAGGAAAGGGGTCCAATCAACCCTGGAGAGGGGTGAACTGGCCAGGAGAAGTGTCGAGGACCCGAGGCGGACGAATTCGACGATGGAGGCGACATCGGCCGCAGATTGCGGGAGGAAGCGATTGCGCCATCGGTCGCGGCGGGAGCCGGGGAGCCGGCAGAAGTCTGCGCGGGTGCTGTGGGCCATCGCCCGGATAAACGACTACGGTGGCGGGGAGCGGACGCTGGAGATCGTGGAGACGGACGAGAAGAGGCCCGACACTCAAGGGAAGGAGCCAGAGTTCGGGAGGGAACTCATAGTCATCGCGCCGACGAGCCAAATTGCACAAGGAAGCTTTACAGCCACTGGCTGA